Proteins encoded together in one Schistocerca americana isolate TAMUIC-IGC-003095 chromosome 8, iqSchAmer2.1, whole genome shotgun sequence window:
- the LOC124545470 gene encoding uncharacterized protein LOC124545470 has product MKRSGMYWSLLLLTMAAVSRGRDARDYFAEARFQYSPSRPEDALIFFIGNAPPLICEPEKTDDRVRRDRPQDDFRLDLPQGYSSYSCSFEGNATRHTNFNLIQNSAPYLFGFSGGRKVSFTGLRMYCTNDSQLPDEYFHLRVQRPTEDRPVKCRLRNDSGMLYLRFPGFPTVVCHLGTIRERYHFNLPGIADEPLKCAFRVYSELPLGDTHTEERLYQSLISGLPTHVDGVRPRVVCFHRTISNGTAFFQLQLQGGATYDCSFPDTIPHNELQPGNTTQA; this is encoded by the exons ATGAAGAGGTCGGGGATGTATTGGAGCCTTCTGCTGCTGACGATGGCCGCAGTCTCCCGCGGCCGCGACGCTAGAGATTACTTCGCGGAGGCGAGATTCCAGTATTCCCCTTCTAGGCCCGAAGACGCGCTCATCTTTTTCATAGGCAATGCTCCGCCCCTGATTTGTGAACCTGAGAAAACCGACGATCGAGTCAGGCGAGACCGCCCACAGGACGATTTTCGTCTGGATCTGCCACAGGGGTACTCGTCCTATTCATGTTCGTTCGAAGGAAACGCAACGAGACACACTAACTTCAACCTAATCCAAAACAGTGCACCGTATCTTTTCGGATTCAGTGGGGGCCGGAAAGTAAGTTTTACCGGTTTGAGAATGTACTGTACCAACGATTCACAGCTGCCAGATGAATATTTCCACCTGAGAGTGCAGCGCCCTACTGAGGATCGTCCAGTGAAATGTCGTCTCCGGAACGACAGTGGAATGCTGTACCTAAGGTTTCCAGGATTTCCCACAGTCGTTTGCCATCTCGGTACTATCAGAGAACGTtaccattttaatctgccaggtattgCTGATGAGCCACTCAAATGCGCGTTTCGCGTGTATTCGGAACTACCTTTAGGGGACACACACACAGAAGAACGGCTCTACCAGTCTCTGATTAGCGGACTCCCGACTCACGTGGATGGCGTTCGTCCACGTGTCGTGTGCTTCCACCGTACGATCTCGAATGGGACGGCGTTTTTTCAGCTACAGTTGCAGGGTGGCGCCACCTATGACTGCAGTTTCCCCGACACTATTCCTCACAATGAG CTACAGCCAGGAAATACGACCCAAGCCTGA